In the genome of Luteibacter yeojuensis, one region contains:
- the tgt gene encoding tRNA guanosine(34) transglycosylase Tgt: protein MTQLPFELLATDGAARRGRLRFGRGTVETPAFMPVGTYGSVKAMTPRDVLDTGAEIILGNTFHLFLRPGLEIVGEFGGLHRFIGWNKPILTDSGGFQVFSLAHKRKITEEGVTFASPVDGSKVFLSPEESMRIQKVLDSDVAMIFDECTPYPATEKVASDSMELSLRWAERSRQAFDDLRNPNALFGIVQGSTFEHLRRCSAERLVEIGFDGYAVGGLAVGEPEAERNHTLDFTLPMLPKDRPRYLMGVGRPEDIVEAVRRGIDMFDCVMPTRNARNGFLFTAGGTLRIRNAKFAMDTRVIEEGCDCYACANGFSRAYLRHLDRCNEILGSQLATMHNLRHYQRLMAGLRGAIEAGGLEDFVAAFYAARR, encoded by the coding sequence ATGACCCAGCTTCCCTTCGAACTCCTCGCCACCGACGGCGCGGCGCGGCGCGGCCGTCTCCGTTTCGGCCGCGGCACCGTGGAAACCCCTGCTTTCATGCCCGTGGGCACCTACGGGTCGGTGAAGGCGATGACCCCGCGCGATGTCCTCGACACCGGCGCGGAGATCATCCTCGGCAATACCTTCCACCTGTTCCTTCGCCCCGGTCTGGAGATCGTCGGCGAGTTCGGCGGCCTGCACCGCTTCATCGGGTGGAACAAGCCGATCCTCACCGATTCCGGCGGCTTCCAGGTCTTCTCCCTGGCACATAAGCGCAAGATCACCGAGGAAGGCGTCACGTTCGCATCCCCGGTGGATGGTTCGAAGGTCTTCCTCTCGCCCGAGGAGTCGATGCGGATCCAGAAGGTGCTGGATTCGGACGTGGCGATGATCTTCGACGAGTGCACGCCGTACCCGGCCACGGAGAAGGTGGCCTCCGACTCCATGGAGCTCAGCCTGCGCTGGGCCGAGCGTTCGCGCCAGGCCTTCGACGACCTGCGCAATCCCAACGCCCTGTTCGGCATCGTCCAGGGCAGCACGTTCGAGCACCTGCGGCGGTGCTCCGCCGAGCGGCTGGTCGAGATCGGCTTCGACGGCTATGCCGTGGGCGGCCTGGCCGTGGGCGAGCCGGAGGCGGAGCGCAACCACACCCTCGACTTCACCCTGCCGATGCTGCCGAAGGACCGTCCGCGTTACCTCATGGGCGTGGGCCGGCCGGAGGACATCGTGGAAGCCGTGCGCCGCGGCATCGACATGTTCGACTGCGTGATGCCCACGCGGAACGCCCGCAACGGTTTCCTGTTCACGGCCGGGGGAACCCTGCGCATCCGCAACGCGAAGTTCGCCATGGACACCCGGGTGATCGAGGAGGGCTGCGACTGCTACGCCTGCGCCAACGGGTTCTCCCGCGCCTACCTGCGCCACCTCGACCGCTGCAACGAGATCCTCGGCAGCCAGCTGGCCACGATGCACAACCTGCGCCACTACCAGCGGCTGATGGCCGGCCTGCGCGGCGCCATCGAGGCCGGCGGCCTGGAAGACTTCGTGGCCGCCTTCTATGCGGCCCGTCGCTGA
- the secF gene encoding protein translocase subunit SecF, with amino-acid sequence MEIFNHNSNFNFLGLRKFSIGLAVLLMIGAIALIMTRGFNYGQDFLGGVAVQVEYKTPADPGEVRAALENGHLENPLVQAVGGSREFTIRLQPKGDVAAAGNLSNDEAATKVANDIMAALKASRPDVTMKSKSFVGPQVGEELRSDGIVAVIFVIVGIMGYLWIRFEKRFAIAALATEIHDVLVTLGIFALTQREFDLTVLASVLAVVGYSINDKVVVFDRVRELFRSSRNATPEEVLNRSINSTLSRTIITSLFTGITMAALYFIGGPVVHGFAITMLIGILVGTLSSIFVASPILLWLGVSKQDLMPRSKEDPELERRP; translated from the coding sequence ATGGAAATCTTCAACCACAATTCGAACTTCAACTTCCTCGGCCTGCGCAAGTTCAGCATCGGCCTGGCCGTGCTGCTCATGATCGGCGCCATCGCGCTGATCATGACCCGCGGCTTCAACTACGGACAGGACTTCCTCGGCGGCGTGGCCGTCCAGGTGGAGTACAAGACGCCGGCCGATCCGGGCGAGGTCCGCGCCGCGCTGGAGAACGGACACCTGGAGAACCCGCTGGTGCAGGCCGTGGGCGGCAGCCGCGAGTTCACCATCCGCCTGCAGCCGAAGGGCGACGTGGCCGCGGCGGGCAACCTGTCCAATGACGAAGCCGCCACCAAGGTGGCGAACGACATCATGGCGGCGCTGAAGGCCTCGCGTCCCGACGTCACGATGAAGAGCAAGTCCTTCGTCGGCCCGCAGGTCGGCGAGGAACTGCGCAGCGACGGTATCGTCGCGGTGATCTTCGTCATCGTCGGCATCATGGGTTACCTGTGGATCCGCTTCGAGAAGCGCTTCGCCATCGCGGCGCTGGCCACGGAAATCCACGACGTGCTGGTCACCCTCGGCATCTTCGCCCTGACCCAGCGCGAGTTCGACCTGACGGTGCTGGCCTCGGTACTGGCGGTGGTGGGCTACTCGATCAACGACAAGGTGGTGGTGTTCGACCGCGTCCGCGAACTCTTCCGTTCCAGCCGCAACGCCACGCCGGAAGAAGTGCTGAACCGTTCGATCAACAGCACGCTGTCGCGAACCATCATCACCTCGTTGTTCACGGGCATCACCATGGCCGCGCTGTACTTCATCGGCGGCCCCGTCGTGCACGGCTTCGCGATCACCATGCTGATCGGCATCCTGGTCGGCACGCTGTCGTCCATCTTCGTCGCCAGTCCGATCCTGTTGTGGCTCGGCGTGTCGAAGCAGGACCTCATGCCGCGGTCGAAGGAAGATCCGGAGCTCGAGCGCCGTCCGTAA
- a CDS encoding two-component system sensor histidine kinase NtrB, with protein sequence MSEGDGRYRQFVEACSDCMKELARDGTIRFVSGLGCATLAPEGVERLVGMHWLDLWPVEARDMVARVLDRAASGERVDFVGARRPGDGPTRWWEVMVAPVVADDALDHFIVISRDVTERVELQASLESIIELLQDRLNETVARSANATTRYGTLMERLESEHGARRDAESRLAGVREQLDMANRARDLAEAGARQAQKQQAIGQLVSGIAHDFNNMLQTVIVSLSGLQDDADELSPRHRRMITYAVEGARHATALTRRLLAFARAQYAQPEAVDMGDLVATFSDFARHALGGRVGLEVLRQPVSLPVWLDRHGVEQALMNVCLNARDAMDGFGSIVIEVGERIGEGVPQGLPREAGGLRQVFVSVTDTGAGMTEEVRQRLFEPYFTTKEGGSGLGLAQVYGMVAQAGGAIEIESETGVGTRFRLVFPRYPGPCALGE encoded by the coding sequence ATGAGCGAGGGCGACGGTCGGTACCGGCAGTTCGTCGAGGCATGCTCCGACTGCATGAAGGAGCTTGCCCGGGACGGCACCATCCGCTTCGTCTCGGGGCTGGGCTGCGCGACGCTGGCGCCGGAGGGCGTGGAGCGGCTGGTCGGCATGCATTGGCTCGACCTGTGGCCCGTGGAGGCGCGGGACATGGTGGCCCGGGTACTCGACCGGGCGGCTTCGGGCGAGCGGGTCGACTTCGTCGGTGCGCGCCGGCCGGGCGACGGCCCCACCCGCTGGTGGGAAGTGATGGTCGCCCCCGTGGTCGCCGACGACGCCCTGGACCATTTCATCGTCATCAGCCGGGACGTGACCGAGCGGGTGGAACTGCAGGCCTCGCTCGAATCGATCATCGAGCTGCTCCAGGACCGCCTCAACGAGACCGTGGCCCGCTCGGCCAATGCCACTACCCGCTATGGAACGCTCATGGAGCGGCTCGAATCCGAGCATGGTGCGCGGCGCGACGCCGAGAGCCGCCTGGCGGGCGTCCGTGAACAGCTGGACATGGCCAACCGGGCCCGCGACCTGGCCGAGGCCGGCGCACGGCAGGCACAGAAGCAGCAGGCCATCGGCCAGCTCGTCAGCGGCATCGCCCACGATTTCAACAACATGTTGCAGACGGTGATCGTCAGCCTGTCCGGGTTGCAGGACGATGCCGACGAGCTGTCGCCGCGGCACCGGCGCATGATCACCTATGCCGTGGAGGGCGCGCGCCACGCCACGGCGCTCACCCGGCGCCTGCTGGCCTTTGCTCGTGCCCAGTACGCGCAACCCGAGGCTGTCGACATGGGGGACCTCGTCGCGACCTTCTCCGACTTCGCCCGGCACGCCCTGGGTGGCCGTGTCGGGCTCGAAGTACTGCGTCAGCCCGTTTCGCTGCCGGTCTGGCTGGACCGGCACGGTGTGGAGCAGGCGCTGATGAACGTATGCCTCAACGCCCGTGACGCGATGGATGGATTCGGCAGCATCGTGATCGAAGTGGGCGAGCGGATAGGCGAGGGCGTGCCGCAAGGGCTACCGCGGGAAGCCGGAGGACTGCGCCAGGTTTTCGTCAGCGTGACGGATACCGGGGCCGGCATGACCGAGGAGGTGCGCCAGCGCCTGTTCGAGCCCTATTTCACGACGAAGGAAGGCGGCTCAGGGCTCGGCCTCGCCCAGGTGTACGGGATGGTCGCGCAGGCGGGCGGCGCCATCGAGATCGAGAGCGAGACCGGCGTGGGAACCCGCTTCAGGCTTGTGTTTCCGCGCTATCCGGGCCCTTGCGCACTGGGTGAATAA
- the secD gene encoding protein translocase subunit SecD, with product MSDFPRWKYALVVIVLLFGILYALPNAFTPQPAVQISGNRGAAVDAALKSKVESLLAAAKVPASSVELDEKGTRLLARFGSVDAQAKASDALRTDLGDSYTVALNLASTVPPWLRAINANSMPLGLDLQGGVHFLMEVDQNAVIDAQETRYADDIRALLRDKNISYDAVNRNARGKGVSVVLRSEADRQQAATVIGADYPDLVVNDGANTGNRFILNATVKPDKLRELAQSTITQNVTTLRQRVNALGVSEPLIQQQGANQIIVELAGVQDTAEAKKIIGATATLEYRAGLYTPQQAVDAARSGSVPPDAKLYYGRDGRPYLLSKKVIAKGDELTSAISGRDQQNGTPNVSVTLNSAGARKMQEFTNDNVGKPMAVLYITRTVETKTVDGKEVKTPKITEEVINYANISSPFGRQFSTNGLPSDAEASELALLLRGGSLAAPVDIVGESVIGPSLGADNIDKGFKAVMLGLGLVLVAAAIYYKLFGLVADIALFFNLVLLVAVMSLIGVTLTMPGIAGIVLTLGMAIDANVLICERIREELRNGSSPLAAIRTGYDKAWATILDANVTHLLAALGLMTMGSGPIKGFGVTLFIGILTSMFTSVTVTHAITALIHGGRKLKTLSV from the coding sequence ATGAGTGATTTTCCACGCTGGAAGTACGCGCTGGTCGTGATCGTGTTGCTGTTCGGCATCCTGTACGCGTTGCCGAACGCCTTCACGCCGCAGCCCGCCGTGCAGATCTCGGGCAACCGCGGCGCGGCCGTCGATGCCGCCCTGAAGAGCAAGGTCGAAAGCCTGCTCGCGGCGGCGAAGGTGCCGGCATCGTCGGTCGAACTGGACGAGAAGGGCACCCGCCTGCTGGCCCGTTTCGGCAGCGTCGACGCCCAGGCCAAGGCCTCCGACGCGCTGCGCACCGATCTCGGCGACAGTTATACGGTAGCGCTCAACCTCGCCTCCACGGTGCCGCCGTGGCTCCGCGCGATCAACGCGAACTCGATGCCGCTCGGCCTCGACCTGCAGGGCGGCGTGCACTTCCTGATGGAAGTCGACCAGAACGCCGTCATCGACGCGCAGGAAACCCGTTACGCCGACGACATCCGTGCGCTGCTTCGCGACAAGAACATTTCCTATGACGCCGTGAACCGCAACGCGCGGGGCAAGGGCGTCAGCGTGGTGCTGCGTTCGGAGGCCGACCGCCAGCAGGCGGCCACGGTGATCGGCGCGGACTACCCGGACCTCGTCGTCAACGACGGCGCCAACACGGGCAACCGCTTCATCCTCAACGCCACCGTGAAGCCGGACAAGCTGCGCGAGCTGGCGCAGAGCACGATCACCCAGAACGTCACCACGCTGCGCCAGCGCGTGAACGCCCTGGGCGTGTCCGAACCGCTGATCCAGCAGCAGGGCGCGAACCAGATCATCGTCGAACTCGCCGGCGTGCAGGACACCGCGGAAGCGAAGAAGATCATCGGCGCCACCGCCACCCTCGAATACAGGGCGGGCCTCTACACCCCGCAGCAGGCGGTGGATGCCGCCCGTTCGGGCAGCGTGCCGCCGGATGCGAAGCTGTACTATGGCCGCGACGGTCGCCCGTACCTGCTCAGCAAGAAGGTGATCGCGAAGGGCGACGAGCTCACCAGCGCCATCTCCGGCCGCGACCAGCAGAACGGCACGCCGAATGTCAGCGTGACGCTGAACAGCGCCGGCGCGCGCAAGATGCAGGAATTCACCAACGACAACGTCGGCAAGCCGATGGCGGTGCTCTACATCACGCGCACGGTCGAGACCAAGACGGTCGACGGCAAGGAAGTGAAGACGCCGAAGATCACCGAGGAGGTGATCAACTACGCGAACATCAGCTCGCCCTTCGGCAGGCAGTTCTCGACCAACGGCCTGCCCAGCGACGCGGAAGCGTCGGAACTGGCACTGCTGCTGCGTGGCGGCTCGCTCGCCGCCCCGGTCGACATCGTCGGCGAGAGCGTGATCGGTCCCAGCCTGGGCGCGGACAACATCGACAAGGGTTTCAAGGCGGTGATGCTCGGCCTCGGCCTCGTGCTGGTGGCCGCCGCCATTTACTACAAGCTCTTCGGCCTCGTCGCCGACATCGCGCTGTTCTTCAACCTCGTGCTGCTCGTCGCGGTCATGTCGCTGATTGGCGTGACCCTCACGATGCCGGGCATCGCGGGTATCGTGCTCACCCTCGGCATGGCGATCGACGCGAACGTGCTGATCTGCGAACGCATCCGCGAGGAGCTGCGCAATGGCTCCTCGCCGCTCGCGGCCATCCGCACCGGTTACGACAAGGCGTGGGCGACCATTCTCGACGCGAACGTCACCCACCTGCTCGCCGCGCTCGGTCTGATGACCATGGGTTCGGGTCCGATCAAGGGCTTCGGCGTCACGCTGTTCATCGGTATCCTCACCTCGATGTTCACGTCGGTGACGGTGACCCATGCCATCACGGCGCTGATCCACGGCGGCCGCAAGCTCAAGACCCTGTCGGTCTGA
- a CDS encoding flagellar hook-length control protein FliK: MIIQPTSLAAQLWAGAAAGTTAAADSWRVGTLLTARVMGQNDLGKLLLEIGGLTVEADASGTQLPPQFQVRVLTQGAQPQLEVLPGNVDERVAMQGLRERLPQQNGYAPLLGVLAALGRRPIARLLPAPLRAALATLEAAINKPADVSSPMGMKEAIARSGTFLEAHLAQPKEATPAADDFKAALLALRRTLADLPAARPGIAMPRPTADTPPPLAQRPLVAQARAAEPPVTEEDVDGLVGQLRVDTRAALSRVEIAQLESQPQAGVWMIEIPLAGVRGYDVLQLRIEEGKPGPGEQDGPWTVGFAIDPPSLGAVQGEIQLRVPRVSVRLWAQHAATVMRLENEFVSLRRLLEKNGLVLDQFACMHGLPVSTGAYSAVLLEARA; the protein is encoded by the coding sequence TTGATCATCCAGCCGACCAGTCTCGCTGCCCAGTTGTGGGCCGGCGCGGCCGCGGGCACCACGGCCGCGGCGGACAGCTGGCGGGTCGGCACCCTGCTCACGGCGCGGGTGATGGGCCAGAACGACCTCGGCAAGCTGCTGCTGGAGATCGGCGGCCTCACCGTCGAGGCCGACGCCTCCGGCACGCAATTGCCCCCGCAGTTCCAGGTACGCGTGCTTACCCAGGGAGCCCAGCCCCAGCTGGAAGTGCTGCCCGGCAACGTGGACGAACGCGTGGCCATGCAGGGCTTGCGCGAGCGCCTGCCCCAGCAGAACGGTTACGCCCCGCTCCTGGGCGTGCTGGCCGCGCTCGGCCGCCGCCCCATCGCACGCCTGCTTCCCGCCCCGCTGCGCGCCGCCCTGGCCACGCTCGAGGCGGCGATCAACAAGCCCGCCGACGTCAGCTCGCCGATGGGCATGAAGGAAGCCATTGCCCGCAGCGGCACCTTCCTGGAAGCGCACCTCGCCCAGCCGAAGGAAGCGACGCCGGCGGCCGACGACTTCAAGGCCGCCTTGCTCGCCTTGCGCCGCACGCTTGCCGACCTTCCCGCCGCCCGTCCGGGCATCGCGATGCCTCGTCCTACTGCCGACACCCCGCCGCCACTGGCCCAGCGACCGCTGGTCGCCCAGGCACGCGCAGCGGAACCGCCGGTGACCGAGGAAGACGTCGACGGACTTGTCGGCCAGTTGCGCGTCGATACCCGCGCGGCACTGTCCCGGGTCGAGATCGCGCAACTGGAATCGCAGCCGCAGGCGGGCGTGTGGATGATCGAGATTCCACTGGCCGGCGTGCGCGGCTACGACGTGCTCCAGCTGCGCATCGAGGAAGGCAAGCCGGGCCCGGGCGAGCAGGACGGCCCGTGGACGGTGGGCTTCGCGATCGACCCGCCGTCGCTCGGCGCCGTGCAGGGCGAGATCCAGCTGCGCGTACCGCGCGTCTCGGTGCGCCTGTGGGCGCAGCACGCCGCCACGGTCATGCGCCTCGAGAACGAATTCGTGTCGCTGCGCCGCCTGCTCGAGAAGAACGGCCTGGTACTCGACCAGTTCGCCTGCATGCACGGCCTGCCGGTGTCCACCGGCGCATACAGCGCGGTACTGCTGGAAGCCCGCGCATGA
- the yajC gene encoding preprotein translocase subunit YajC, which translates to MSLTTFAALAQATPGAAPQGGALGLSPLIMMAVLFGIFYFMMIRPQMKRQKEHRALLAALAKGDEVVMSGGMAGRIEDVGESFVRVEIAPGVVVQVQKGSITQVLPKGSLKKS; encoded by the coding sequence ATGAGCCTCACGACATTTGCCGCCCTTGCACAGGCCACCCCGGGCGCCGCTCCGCAGGGCGGGGCGCTGGGTCTTTCGCCGTTGATCATGATGGCGGTGCTGTTCGGCATCTTCTATTTCATGATGATCCGCCCGCAGATGAAGCGTCAGAAGGAGCACCGTGCCCTCCTGGCCGCTCTCGCCAAGGGCGACGAGGTCGTGATGAGCGGCGGCATGGCCGGCCGCATCGAGGACGTGGGCGAGTCGTTCGTCCGGGTCGAGATCGCCCCGGGCGTCGTCGTCCAGGTGCAGAAGGGCTCGATCACCCAGGTCTTGCCCAAGGGCAGCCTCAAGAAGTCGTAA
- a CDS encoding flagellar biosynthesis protein, whose translation MNQALPSPRRSVTLRLASPTSNGNSQRIDAEGVKSMLERAQALGLAPQLDPQIATLLAAVRLRDDVPPELYAALAAVVGTLLAAVED comes from the coding sequence ATGAACCAGGCACTCCCGTCGCCAAGACGCAGCGTCACGCTCCGCCTCGCCTCGCCCACCAGCAACGGCAACAGCCAGCGCATCGACGCCGAGGGCGTGAAGTCGATGCTCGAACGCGCGCAGGCGCTTGGTCTCGCCCCGCAGCTCGATCCGCAGATCGCCACGCTGCTGGCGGCGGTCCGCCTGCGCGACGACGTGCCGCCGGAACTGTACGCCGCACTCGCGGCTGTCGTCGGAACGCTGCTGGCCGCCGTCGAAGACTGA